A single genomic interval of Coccidioides posadasii str. Silveira chromosome 1, complete sequence harbors:
- a CDS encoding uncharacterized protein (EggNog:ENOG410PK79~COG:G~BUSCO:4654at33183) → MGKAPAVTFVVRHGARLDAVDKHWHLTSPTPYDPPLTYGGWNQSRMLGIRIESLLREREQTQSSSDTLTESPAQRTTPRKQKIIIHCSPFLRCVQTAIAISAGISQAKGSALAIQPSSPGSNPFGSTTTQGRSTDDALDLGEGHADKANKDPTTTSKERSRHCILRLDAFLGEWLTPDYFEQIPPPPGSVMMVASAKADLLRPAEAIELSSPADLASASGFFPGGWKRSSTNSFDGSTSFGASQSIPTRTRSGTLDGPSGGLNASRRPVLSKLSTVLPNQHSGYVPPTPTYAVKPSDAIPRGYVAHARDACVEMDYQWDSMREPQSWGTGGEYGEEWSSMHRRFRDGLERMISWYKCNTSAYIKDPMIPESHDDGNDDVETIVILVTHGAGCNALIGALTNRPALLDIGISSLTMAVRKAEAPGGSFPQPDGAYSQVNLADEYDVSILASTDHLRAANSAAASGPASSRGFPSSDYSHRQRFSSTSSSTSSRGSLPLGDSSNRTLNYPNLSSQRPPSRSAFASRLSSGLWGSISSPDPADDLIPNFGDCKGPESLSKDPKSQTVTVNVPIQSSIPAVPQTSHGLWSKAPERESQGKRRWTVTDR, encoded by the exons ATGGGAAAGGCCCCAGCAGTCACATTCGTTGTGAG ACATGGGGCCCGCCTTGATGCAGTCGATAAGCACTGGCATCTCACTTCTCCCACTCCGTATGATCCCCCTCTGACGTACGGTGGTTGGAACCAGTCGCGCATGCTCGGGATTCGCATCGAAAGCCTCCTGCGAGAACGGGAACAGACACAATCCAGCTCTGACACGTTAACCGAATCTCCAGCGCAAAGAACAACGCCgcgaaaacaaaaaatcATTATCCACTGCTCCCCATTCCTCCGCTGCGTGCAGACAGCGATTGCCATAAGCGCCGGAATAAGTCAGGCGAAAGGCTCTGCGCTTGCGATTCAGCCATCTTCCCCCGGGAGCAACCCGTTCGGTTCCACTACTACTCAAGGTCGTTCAACTGACGATGCGCTCGATCTTGGAGAAGGTCACGCAGACAAGGCAAATAAAGATCCCACGACCACGAGCAAGGAGCGAAGCCGACACTGTATCCTCCGCTTGGATGCCTTTCTTGGAGAGTGGCTCACCCCAGATTATTTTGAGCAGATCCCGCCTCCACCGGGCTCGGTCATGATGGTAGCCAGCGCAAAGGCAGATCTCTTACGTCCCGCCGAAGCTATTGAACTAAGTTCGCCTGCTGATCTCGCTTCGGCTTCTGGGTTTTTCCCGGGTGGCTGGAAGAGGTCATCCACAAATTCTTTCGACGGCAGTACCTCTTTCGGGGCTTCCCAGAGTATTCCAACTAGAACCCGTTCTGGCACTCTCGATGGGCCCTCTGGCGGTTTAAATGCTAGCAGACGCCCAGTGCTCTCCAAACTATCCACAGTTCTACCAAACCAGCACAGTGGCTATGTTCCACCCACTCCCACCTATGCGGTCAAGCCTTCGGATGCGATCCCGCGTGGATACGTCGCACATGCGCGTGATGCATGTGTTGAGATGGACTATCAGTGGGATAGTATGCGTGAGCCTCAATCTTGGGGTACTGGCGGAGAGTATGGAGAAGAATGGAGCTCGATGCACCGAAGGTTTCGTGATGGCCTAGAACGTATGATATCATGGTACAAATGCAACACCTCTGCATATATCAAGGACCCCATGATACCAGAAAGCCACGATGATGGCAATGATGATGTGGAAACCATAGTCATATTAGTTACGCATGGTGCTGGCTGCAATGCTTTAATAGGAGCTCTGACCAATCGTCCTGCTCTGCTCGATATTGGGATATCATCCCTGACTATGGCCGTCCGCAAGGCCGAAGCGCCTGGGGGCTCGTTCCCACAGCCGGACGGTGCTTACTCCCAGGTCAATCTTGCCGATGAATACGATGTCAGCATCCTAGCCTCTACTGATCACTTGAGAGCCGCAAATAGCGCTGCTGCCTCGGGCCCAGCGTCTTCCCGAGGATTCCCGAGTTCAGACTATTCCCATCGGCAAAGGTTTAGTTCTACTTCCAGTTCTACCAGCTCTCGGGGGAGCTTGCCTCTAGGTGATTCCTCCAACCGAACTTTGAACTACCCCAATCTCTCCTCTCAACGTCCCCCTTCTCGATCCGCCTTTGCGAGTCGGTTGTCGTCCGGTCTCTGGGGATCCATTTCGTCGCCTGATCCAGCGGACGATCTTATCCCTAACTTCGGAGATTGCAAAGGCCCCGAATCTCTCAGCAAAGATCCAAAGTCCCAAACTGTGACGGTAAATGTACCGATCCAGTCGTCCATCCCTGCCGTACCCCAAACCAGCCATGGGTTATGGAGTAAAGCTCCTGAGAGAGAATCCCAGGGTAAAAGGCGATGGACCGTAACAGATCGATAG